In Methanohalobium evestigatum Z-7303, the DNA window TGAATATTTTAGTAAGCTCTGATAAGATTGTTGATTTGCCTGTTCCTAGAATCCTGTTAACTAGACTACAAATTCGTTGTTACTATTACTGTTGTTCATACACCCATCTGTTAAATTTGTTTCTAATTATTTTGTGCTAAATTATCGTATTAATTATAAATTATTAGGGTATCGTTTTTTAATTGGTTATTTTAGTTTTAAGACTAAGTCAACTAATTTTTTACTTATGAAAAAGTAAAATAAATTCTTTACCTTCAGTTAAAGCTTATTTCTTGGTTTTATTGTTATTTTTAAGATAATACTCGTTAGCTTTCATCAGATCTTCAGGAGTTCCAACATCGATATGGATACCGCCGATTTCCCTGTAGACAACGTTTTTCCCCTGCTCCACCATCACTTTGATTGAATCTGTGAGCTGGTACTCATCCTTGTAGCCGGGTTTTGTATCACTGATAGCATCGAATATCTCAGGTTCGAAAACATACATACCAGCGATACCCAGTTTACTCGGTGCTTCGCCAACTTCGGGTTTCTCGATCAAATCCACGATATTGTTACCATCTGTTTGAATGATACCGTGGCGAGTAACATCTAACACTTCCATGACACCAACGGTGGCATCGGCATTGTTATCTTCATGGAACTGTTTTAGATCCTGCAGGATGGTATCAGGTGAGAAAAAATTGTCACCCAAAACGACCGCAACAGGAGAACCGTTGACCACATGTTCACCGGCTGCAACTGCGTTTGCGAGTCCCAATCTATCATCCTGGACAACATAAGTTATATCCACACCGAACCGCTCACCTGAACCGAAGTAATCGGATAACCCGTGTTTATTCGGACTTACAACTATAATAATGTCATCTATCCCGGCTTTTACGAATGATTCTACCACGTGTTCGATAACCGCTTTATCCCCTACAGGCAACAGTTCTTTCGGCATCGCATGAGTAAACGGACCTAAACGAGTTCCGCTCCCAGCTGCTGGTATCAACCCCTTCATATTTCACTCCTCTAACAAATTCCTGATTCTAATTTTAAATGTTACATGAAACACAAAAATTTGGATGTATCTGCTTATTTTCTTTTTAACCATATTATGGTACTACTATAAGCTTTTTGGTTTTTTATCTACTATAGATTCTATAGCTGGATATTTTGCTTTCGATTTACCCATGGATTGTTCGGTGTAGTTTATGGGACAGTAATTCCTGCGATACCCTTTCGATACTGGAATAATGACGATTTCTGGTAGATTATTCATTAAAGGTACTATACATCCATAATTGTTCGAGTACTCTAAAAACTAATTTTAGCCATCAAAAACCAATCATCTGTCCAGGAAACTTATGAAAATCTAAATGTAAATTTCTCTGTAGATTTTTTTATATTGACCTGTTTAAATGTC includes these proteins:
- a CDS encoding sugar phosphate nucleotidyltransferase: MKGLIPAAGSGTRLGPFTHAMPKELLPVGDKAVIEHVVESFVKAGIDDIIIVVSPNKHGLSDYFGSGERFGVDITYVVQDDRLGLANAVAAGEHVVNGSPVAVVLGDNFFSPDTILQDLKQFHEDNNADATVGVMEVLDVTRHGIIQTDGNNIVDLIEKPEVGEAPSKLGIAGMYVFEPEIFDAISDTKPGYKDEYQLTDSIKVMVEQGKNVVYREIGGIHIDVGTPEDLMKANEYYLKNNNKTKK